Proteins from a genomic interval of Poecile atricapillus isolate bPoeAtr1 chromosome 1, bPoeAtr1.hap1, whole genome shotgun sequence:
- the OMP gene encoding olfactory marker protein: protein MAAEAGMLELPFTCDEQLTQRMRLRFQSLQQNNARPQDGEKLLRPNEHIYRVDFIQQHKLRFLRWDVQLERPGKVMVTGTSQHWTPDLTHLMNRQLLEPVGIFWKRLGAEEVECNEADAQEFGERIAELAQIRKVMYFLLTFTGGLEPAQLKGSIVFKA, encoded by the coding sequence ATGGCAGCTGAGGCAGGGATGCTTGAGCTGCCCTTCACCTGCGATGAGCAGCTCACCCAGCGCATGCGGCTGCGgttccagagcctgcagcaaaACAACGCAAGGCCCCAGGATGGCGAGAAGCTGCTGCGTCCCAATGAGCACATCTACCGAGTCGATTTCATCCAGCAGCACAAACTGCGCTTCCTCCGCTGGGACGTGCAGCTGGAGAGACCTGGGAAGGTCATGGTGACTGGCACCTCCCAGCACTGGACCCCTGATCTCACCCACCTGATGAAccggcagctgctggagccggTGGGCATCTTCTGGAAGAGGCTAGGGGCTGAGGAGGTGGAGTGCAATGAGGCAGATgcccaggaatttggggagcggATAGCAGAATTAGCCCAGATCCGCAAGGTGATGTATTTTCTCCTCACTTTCACTGGTGGCCTCGAACCAGCTCAGCTGAAAGGCTCCATTGTTTTTAAAGCTTGA